A window of the Euzebya pacifica genome harbors these coding sequences:
- the modA gene encoding molybdate ABC transporter substrate-binding protein, producing the protein MTPRGVGALLAGCLLVLGTTAAACSVAGPQQVVVSAAASLTEAFDELERTYEDDNPDVDIVLNLGGSQILAGQIVDGAPADLFASANPQSVRLVADAGLGQGDPIVLATNRLVIVVPAGNPQGVASLGDLVELDVVLGAEEVPVGAYAQEALDAAGVTLQPVSLEPDTRAVVSRVVQGDADAAIAYATDVVALDAVEGIELPADVQPEITYQVLLLTDGAGGFLEFLASTEAQQILRRFGFSGP; encoded by the coding sequence GTGACCCCGCGGGGGGTCGGTGCGCTGCTCGCGGGGTGCCTGCTCGTGCTGGGCACGACCGCAGCCGCCTGTTCGGTGGCCGGCCCCCAGCAGGTGGTCGTGTCCGCGGCGGCGTCGCTGACCGAGGCCTTCGACGAGCTGGAACGAACCTACGAGGACGACAACCCCGACGTCGACATCGTGCTCAACCTGGGCGGCAGCCAGATCCTGGCCGGCCAGATCGTCGACGGGGCCCCGGCCGACCTGTTCGCCTCGGCCAACCCACAGTCGGTTCGCCTGGTCGCCGACGCCGGGCTCGGGCAGGGCGATCCGATCGTGCTGGCCACCAACCGGCTGGTCATCGTCGTTCCGGCCGGCAACCCACAGGGGGTTGCGTCGCTGGGCGACCTCGTCGAGCTCGATGTCGTGCTCGGTGCGGAGGAGGTGCCCGTCGGCGCCTACGCCCAGGAGGCGCTCGACGCCGCCGGGGTGACGTTGCAGCCGGTCTCGCTCGAGCCGGACACTCGTGCGGTCGTCAGCCGGGTCGTGCAGGGCGATGCCGACGCGGCCATCGCCTACGCCACCGACGTCGTCGCCCTCGACGCGGTCGAGGGCATCGAGCTACCAGCCGACGTGCAGCCCGAGATCACCTACCAGGTCCTGCTCCTGACCGACGGCGCCGGCGGCTTCCTCGAGTTCCTCGCCAGCACCGAAGCGCAGCAAATCCTGCGCCGCTTCGGGTTCTCCGGTCCATGA
- the modB gene encoding molybdate ABC transporter permease subunit, whose amino-acid sequence MNRTVGPLHPLAAIAVALLALPLLALVFAAPWSTLPSRLFDERVIGAMTLSIVTASVATVIVALVGVPLGWVLARDERWTWLRPIVLVPMVLPPVVGGVALQLLWGRSGVFGGILADIGIVVPFTSAAVVLAQVFVALPFCVLAVETGVRGVDPRMEEMAGVYGMSGYRLFRRVTLPLAGPGIRAGLAVAWARALGEFGATITFAGNLPGRTQTMPLATYLQLQTDQPSAVLLSLLLLAISLVVLVGLRGRLGVTT is encoded by the coding sequence GTGAACCGAACCGTCGGCCCCCTGCACCCGCTCGCCGCGATCGCGGTCGCCCTCCTGGCGCTGCCCTTGCTCGCCCTGGTGTTCGCTGCGCCGTGGTCGACCCTCCCGTCGCGGCTGTTCGACGAGCGGGTGATCGGCGCCATGACCCTGTCGATCGTGACGGCGTCGGTGGCCACCGTGATCGTCGCCCTCGTCGGCGTGCCGCTGGGATGGGTGCTGGCACGGGACGAACGCTGGACGTGGCTGCGCCCCATCGTGCTCGTGCCCATGGTCCTGCCGCCGGTCGTCGGTGGTGTGGCCCTGCAGCTGCTGTGGGGTCGCTCGGGCGTGTTCGGCGGGATCCTGGCCGACATCGGCATCGTCGTTCCCTTCACCTCTGCCGCGGTCGTGCTCGCGCAGGTGTTCGTCGCCCTGCCGTTCTGTGTCCTTGCCGTGGAGACCGGCGTCCGGGGGGTGGACCCACGGATGGAGGAGATGGCCGGTGTCTACGGGATGTCCGGCTATCGCTTGTTCCGGCGGGTCACCCTGCCGCTGGCCGGGCCGGGGATCCGGGCCGGGCTCGCGGTGGCATGGGCCCGGGCCCTGGGGGAGTTCGGCGCCACCATCACCTTCGCCGGCAACCTGCCGGGTCGGACGCAGACGATGCCGCTGGCCACGTACCTGCAGCTGCAGACCGACCAGCCCTCGGCCGTGCTGCTCAGCCTGCTGCTGCTGGCCATCAGCCTCGTGGTGCTCGTCGGCCTGCGCGGTCGCCTGGGCGTGACCACATGA
- a CDS encoding sulfate/molybdate ABC transporter ATP-binding protein, whose protein sequence is MSERGRGDLQVHVVVPDRDVDVAFTAEPGEVIGVVGPSGAGKTTVLRAIAGLDRPHGGTVALGDEVWDDGGRRRVATADRRVGLVLAEPLLLPHLDVRTNVAIALDAGVGGPDALADADGWIDALGLGEIGHHRADTLSTGQAQRVSLGRALASDPRVLLLDEPLANLDIRTRAEVRRLLSTVLHRIEGPTVIVTHDPVDAYALADRLVVVEDGTVSQAGDLRAVTRRPRTDWVAALVGLNLYRGRVEDGRFHLDDSDQSLAVATDVRGPALATILPRAVSLHRGRPSGSPRNVWHGGVVSVDGRAGRMRVSIAGRVPIVAEVTATAVADLELGRGGGIWVSVKATEIDVFAD, encoded by the coding sequence ATGAGCGAACGCGGACGCGGGGACCTGCAGGTGCACGTCGTCGTGCCCGACCGCGACGTCGACGTGGCCTTCACCGCCGAACCGGGCGAGGTCATCGGTGTCGTCGGCCCCTCGGGCGCCGGCAAGACCACCGTGCTGCGCGCCATCGCTGGGCTGGACCGGCCGCACGGGGGGACGGTCGCGCTCGGCGACGAGGTGTGGGACGACGGTGGCCGCCGACGGGTCGCCACGGCCGACCGCCGGGTCGGCCTGGTCCTCGCCGAACCGCTGCTGCTGCCCCACCTGGACGTGCGCACCAACGTCGCCATCGCCCTGGACGCCGGCGTCGGCGGGCCCGATGCGCTGGCCGACGCCGACGGATGGATCGATGCCCTCGGCCTCGGGGAGATCGGGCACCACCGGGCCGACACCCTCTCGACCGGTCAGGCCCAGCGGGTGTCGCTCGGCCGTGCGCTGGCGTCCGACCCGCGGGTCCTGCTGCTGGACGAGCCGCTGGCGAACCTCGACATCCGGACCCGCGCCGAGGTCCGTCGCCTGCTGTCCACGGTGCTGCACCGGATCGAGGGGCCGACGGTGATCGTCACCCACGACCCGGTGGACGCCTACGCGCTGGCCGACCGCCTGGTGGTCGTCGAGGACGGCACGGTCAGCCAGGCCGGCGACCTCCGTGCGGTCACGCGGCGTCCACGGACGGACTGGGTTGCCGCGCTGGTCGGGCTGAACCTGTACCGGGGACGGGTCGAGGACGGACGCTTCCACCTCGACGACAGCGACCAGAGCCTGGCGGTGGCGACCGACGTCCGAGGCCCAGCCCTGGCCACGATCCTCCCGCGGGCGGTGTCGTTGCACCGGGGCCGTCCCAGCGGCAGCCCGCGCAACGTCTGGCACGGCGGCGTGGTGTCCGTCGACGGACGGGCCGGGCGAATGCGGGTGTCCATCGCCGGGCGCGTCCCGATCGTGGCCGAGGTGACGGCCACGGCAGTCGCCGACCTCGAGCTCGGTCGCGGCGGCGGGATCTGGGTGTCGGTGAAGGCCACCGAGATCGACGTGTTCGCCGACTGA